Below is a genomic region from Populus trichocarpa isolate Nisqually-1 chromosome 15, P.trichocarpa_v4.1, whole genome shotgun sequence.
gaaGAGCCTTTGTATGTTGTGTGTGGATCGAGATACGGTGAAGATAAATATAGAGAAATGTATCTGGCTAAAAAATGGCGTTGCTACGCCTATGCATACGGCGGAAAAAAgcttcttttaggtttttttttttcatacaataaaaaggaatcaatttaaaaaatcatctcactcgggtttaaaaactaaatattcaacaaaaccCAAGAAACGATATATGATTTCATCGAtctaacttgaaaaataaaaaaaaaattaattaatttaatatgcaGAACTAGTTAATTACATCGAAATCAAAGaaattaacaatataatatGGTATCATCTACTTGATTGATGGAACATAAAATTTCCCGCAAGAGTCACCAAAACAAGATTAAAATCActtgattattaaaaacataatttgaccaagaaaagaaaactatgaCGTATGACATGactgatttttaaattaaacatccTTTGTTAcacaaacatatatttatacattCTGATGATTCAAGGCCAGCCAGCAatgccaaaaaataaatttttttttaaaaaaaggagagagagtcAAAAGTGAAACTCACGTGCTCttctttcttggttttgagtaaccatgaagaagaagaagaagaacacaaAATAActccaaaatataatataagttAATTCCCCACTTCTTTATAAGGTAAGTGGTAGCATCGTGTTCTTAAAAGATATAGGAGTATGTATATATTGGAGGCTATAAATATGCATGTTCATGCATAGATAGAACATTTACAAGATTCATtgcacaaaattaaattaatcaaccGATATATACACCTCCTCGCCATATTTTGTTCAGCTGATTTTCAAGAATCCACcaatatatatagtattatataattaatattatccaTTCGTACGTATAAATGTACATCTACgactagtgtttttttataacttttttttttaatttaaaatatatattataagaacTTGTAGATTAATTAAGGATTCGatcatagtttatttattttatttacgtACGTTTTATTAATCACACTAACAAAGATACCAAAAATTTCTATCTCGACTTAGTTATATTACCCGATGCTTCTAAATATATGTGGGTGTAATATTCTTTATAAAGTGCGTGGTCAGcgtattaatttgtatttaattaaaaaatgagaaaaataataacccTTTCAATCCATCACCAATGAGTCCAAGATTTTGTACTGATACTCTGTGAGCAGAAACatataaataagatattatAGCTATGgtaaatatatgtatttataagCTTTTGTGTGGAGGTGTCTCGAGAATTGATGTAATAGCTAAACCGACTGACACTATTGAATAACCGGTGACCGGCTCCGTTTAAGCCTTCACTCGGGGACCAAAGAGAGGCACGTGTGCTTGCCAATGTGGGGGTGACGTGGCTCAAGTTTTGGAACTATGAAGgtagttgttgttattattattattattatttattaccaTCATCTTCACCACCtcaactatataaaaattaattaaaaagacatACTTTATTTATGCCTATTAGCTTACATTAGTACAGTTGCACATTTTGGTCATTCGTCAGGACTAGACttattaaaaatgtattctAGTTTTATAACTTGTAAACATGAATTAGTTTagattgggttttaaaaaatctaattataatttattgatcCAATAGATTATCTTGTTATTTAATAAACCTAGTTTGAATacagtttgatttttaaaaagaaatctttaaaataatattgttttaatatatttttaatattgaaataatattattttaaattaacccaAATTAATCTTCTCATGCAAtctaaactttaaatttgaccAGATTTAATAATTCTAGTCAGGACTCATCTAAAATTGAGGGATTTGTAAAAGTTAGAATGCATTTATTTGGATTTGGTGATTGGTAGAGTGATTGGTAGAGGTTGTGCATgctatctcttttctttttaagttctAATTACAACAATTGAGAGATTAGAGAATAAATGTTGGGTTGGTAATAATTAGTAGTTTAAGTATCCAAAAAGCCCTAAAAATAGGGAATGGTTGGATTGGTAAGGAGAGTCCTTTCTTAAACTTCTTTATGAACTTCTACTAATCATGTTTTAGATGAATCCCATATTCAATAACAATCCAAATGCTTTAATTAGTGAGACTTTCAagaatactaattaattaaaattttgatatcatgTATTGTCTTCTCATATTTATATTCATTTGCGTCTCTAAACGATCAACTCATTTGAGAGTGATTACATTTTCATTAACAACTCGATTTCTTCttctgatttaattttatttttttttattttggatatgaAGAAGAGGGTATTTAAAAATGTGGTGGTAATTACTTTTCAGAGTATTTTTTACTCGggaatacatcaaaataatatttttattattttttaaaatttacttttgatattaacgcatcaaaacgattcaaaaacattaaaaatttaatttgaaacaaaaataaataaattttaacaaaaaacagattaaaaacTTAATATCGAACTTCGTGAAGTTGAGAAGATTTCATTAGATTTGAGCTTTCTTTGTTGATAATAATAGGTCGGATGGTGGGCTTTACTACTAAAATAACCCTTCAATACTTAAGCTAGCCTAaggttttttcaagaaaatatagtGTAAGGAAAGTAGATATAGAGATAATCGAagtattttttagtattgttgagattaaaaaagaaagcttCATCTCTCTTACTAAACTTAAGAATATACAGccttctttgaaaacaaatctagAGCAACTCATCATGAAaggtatcattttttttccatagctCACTCATGTTACTTGTAGCCTGTCCATATCACATTTGCAGGGTGGCTCGGTTAGGCTGAGAATCGAAGCTACTTTTGTAGCTCGAAGGGGTCAacccaattattattattattctatttccAGGATATATGTGAAAATGCCATGGCTTTTGCTTTAAAGCCTCTCACGCTCTGCTCACTGAACATTCTGAAAACCTTTAGACAATAATTAGTGAGTGATTACTCACCTGAACTCTAATTAGAAGCTAAATTAAAGGTTCTTTGCAACCAAAGTATTAAGTTCATAATCTGACACTCAAAACATTTTGCACAgccaaaaacatttttagtgGGATATATATTAGATTATATATGATTTTCAGCTCTGTGCCTTGTCTTCACTGGAGAAAAATCTCTAAGTACATGGAAGCTCAGATACCTCTTTCTGTTTTCTATTCTTTTGGTCCCTTCAAACTcagatttgatttaaattatattcaatGAAACCAGATTTCCAGGGGCCATGCTCTCTCCCACTCGTGGGCACGACCTACATGGAGGAATTATTTTAATCTTCTCTAGCTTGCTAGAGCTGGACTTAATTTGGACTAGGATTTTTCACTTCTGTCTGGTCTGAAGACTGGACACGTATTATAATTTGATAATGTAAAACAATGCatacaaacatataataaacGACATGGATCACCATGTCCTACGCGACCTAgcttaaaaaaaccctaaagttATCTGGGGTTGGTCTTTTATGGGGAACAAgaacatataatatttatatatatattggtttttttttaattccaaagCATGGTTTTTCAGTTCTTACCTTCTGGACTTGCTAATGACCGCTAGCTGACATGGGTTATACAGTTGATATggtgttaaattaattatatgtggtttaatttataatatttctcacttttttcttctttttttttttacagtattCCTTGGAGTAGCAAAATCTCACTTGAAGCGGGCTTGGTATAAGTATGAGTTTTAGTTAGTCAAATCTTGAATTGATTAACGAAAACAATTCAAGATCCAGCATTCGTTTTTACTTGCAAGATCTTCAAAAAGATGGAGATCTCTGGTGATGATATGCATGCACAGTGAAGAAGGAACAACTTGCTATATTCCATCTTAATTACATGCCAGAATTTGACCTTGGCCTTTCGATATCATCTTCTTATTAATGTAAGGACAAGAATCATAAGTACAATCTTAGAAAATCATCTGCATTAGATGAAAGTTCACTTAAGAACTCGATGTAGATTACTCAAGAtcatatttattgatatttattctaaaaagaagaagaagaagaagaaagaatattgactttgttaaatttattagtttttaaattcatgCAGTGTGATAAAGAAGTGATTTTCCATGATAGATGTTGGATCAATCTACTATCATGGAAAATCACAACTTAATTTGgaagaatatttattgttaattatataaagagtaagaaaaaaaaaagaggaaattatatatatagaaaaaaaaaaaaacccatcgaTCCAATGTTAGCCACATAGAGTTAACAAAGTTTGTAGGACTCAAAAGAGATGGCTTAGACTAAGAGTCGATAAGATGTGAGGTGAAGTGCCCTTAAAAAGGGTTTAATAGCCACTAAATATATGGCTAAGAGTCACTAGGATGTGAGATTAAGTGCCCTTAAAAAGGGTTTAAAAGCCAAGAAAATGTCATTAATGCTGCCTGTAGGTTTGTCTTTGACTAGAGCCgttacaattttattaaaaagcgTGTACTGTTTTGTAAAATGGTAAATTTATTCCGTGCATCAACTATATTATATGAGCATGGGAGAAACAACATTTACTTATGTAGGATATGATGGTAAGAACATTGATTTGTACCCGCGCCTGTGCCTAACATTTTCTTGAATTATGCAAgctaacattttaaaatttaccgGTATTAACCCTCTTCGGAAATTACTACGTAAATCATGGTCCGTAAATTCATTACTTTTCTATCCATGGTTGTGAAACTACACTTATGTGTTGGAAAGTATAcgaaatgaaaataattgtCCTGAGTTGAGCTTATAACCCGTGAATTAACTCAACAACCAATGTCAGGCACGCCAGAGGCCCAATTGAGGGTCAGGCCTCACACAAGTATATAGCCTATTTTTTGAAACCTCCAGCCCATGCTGATGTACGCCAAGTGGTGGCATCAACGCCACTTGAATTCAGCCACGGTCCGCCGTTAATCGGGGCCAAgacaagtaaataaaaaaccCCACCAAAGCGATGGATGCGGGCATGTCAGGAGGCAAAAcgaaagaagaaaggaaataatCATACAAACAGGAGAACCCACTAAGATTTTAGAGGTTACAAGGAGACACACTAAATTAGAGACACGATTCATGGTGTCAGATTAATCCATGGGACGGAAAGAAACACAGTcgtttcttctttaatttgggACGCTGTTGAGGGCCAGTTTTGCCCCGTTTAGAATGAAGAGAGAACAAGCAGCAAGCATTGATACATAGGggaaagaaacaaagagaagcGGGGGAGGGGCTCTCCATTGCACACACCACAGGTCCGTTTAGTTTAGCCCATTGCATACTTCTGGGTCCAGCTTCTTGCAGTTGTCTCATACTTGTTCCTGTCGGTCTTGTACATGTGAGCAATCTCCGGCACCAGTGGATCATCGGGGTTAGGATCCGTCAACAGAGAACAGATTGAGAGCAACACCTACACATGGAAACACAACACGCTTTGCATCATCACCAGTAAGATCTAGCAATTCAAAagtcaaaagagaaaaaaaaaagaaaagaaaagaaaaaaaagagagggggcTCTAAACAAAGATTAGATTGCAACTAGTTATTTGACTAAAGTTATTTGAACAGCACTCCAATGCAAAtcagatatttttttccaataaataaatttgaatgggCAGACTTTTAGACATGTAATTTTACACAACAAATCCtaaatataaactgaaaagcaTCCtaaatataaactgaaaagcctatgcatatatataagtaaatatatcaagaaccatttaagttaataaatgaaaaaaaaatcataaatgataattaaaaataaaatctaaaaacagatacaaattaaaatatttaatcttacaACACAAACTATTTATCCGGatgtgtttaataaatttgtttgttaaattatttttttattgaatcaaataataataaaaaacagatacatataaaattaattgaataaaaaaatattatgcaataaTACACGTATTAGAAAtactatctaaaaataaaaaaaatttatttttaaaaataaaatttatctatataaaacaaaaacaaaattcataaatgaattagaataatctctatttatatataaaaaaaaactaaattaacaagataaaaaatcagGTATTAATTGGAATGTAAACTAacagattatttaaaaatacttatacATTGTATATTATACAATGATGACATATTATAAAtactatccaaaaataaatattttttatttttaaaaataaaattcacctatataaaacaaaaataatcataaatgaattagaataatctctatttataaaaacctaaataaacaaaataaaaaatcttgattgaaatatacattaaaaaattatttaaaaaaacttataaaaatatcatttaaaaaaaacaaaaatagaaaaacaaataaaaaaaaaacccaacacacATGAACCATTTAGAAAAGACCCATTTAGAAAAGACCCACTCACGATGGCCCTAATGCTAATGGGTCAAACACATGTCTTCCGCcccaaaaatatttcaaaaataaataaatgagatgACACGTTATATTTCCCCATACTCCAACCACCAAAATAAAGATTCATATTTCCATAGAAACCtgtttttcaatctattttgaccaaaaatatctaaaaaagagCCTAAATATCTTAACAAACCCGTAGATAGCCTTAAAAAACCacacaaaaccaaaatcaacccgaaaaaaaaaccttctcaagcttatatcttattttttaggcaatttcaaggtaaaaaatacttaatgaaACTCTCATCATCAAATAGAACTCATTAACATCAAAATCGATTATTTTGATGACTAAATTGGTGTCAACATTGATTTTCTATCTCTGCCGCtagaatctctctctctctctctctcaaattaagaactaaaaaaaataaaaacaagctttcataccaaaattgaattgcaaaaatattgatggacCGAACCggtataatttgaaaagtttgaggactaaattaaacttttgtGAGAACTTTGAAATCATTAATCATTTGTGTTGTCTTTTCTACTTTggcatctttttttaattttattcttagtcaacaaatttaattcaattgtcctttaatttgacccaaaaaatatacaatcatgccaaaaaaaaaaattgaggatcaaaattaaaagaaaaggaaaaattttGCACAATGAGTCTAAAGTAAAATGTGAGAGCATGAATTGTGTTTGTATGCACAATGTTTTTCCCACAACATTTAGAGTTTTGcataataaaaaagactaaattacATGAACCCATACAACCAATAGGATAGACTTCTcttattaaaaagtaatatcaaaataaacacCCAAAAAGAGAATGTCGTGCTAGCATTCCTCTTATCTCTATTTATtgtgatggatttttttaatacattaatgCATCAATGGTTGGTAAGAAACAATTGTCCCTTTCTTGCACAAAAATGATGTTGGACTAACACAAATCCATTAAGATAGTGTTTGGGATTGTAgtagcagttgttttttaaagtaattttttcttggaaatgcattaaaataattttttattttttaaaatttatttttaacatcaacacatcaaaacgatccaaaatcattaaaaaatatataatttaaagccaaaaaaaatcaaaaattttcaaaagcactttttgAACGCATAAACAAACATGCTCTAAATAATAAATGACACTTTCTTCTCAAGTCCAAGATGCTTTAAGGGTTATAGAATTCGAACCTTGGATATGGTTAGAGCAGGGCTCCATTGCTCCTTCAAAATGTCCAGGCAAATGCTTCCATTGCTATTTATATTTGGGTGGAATACCTTTGTTCTGAATGCTACCTAAAAGATGCATACATTTAACAAAATCACATACATATAGAGAACTGGATAAGATTGACTTCTCAATTGCATACGCAGAAGTCATAGTTAGCATACAATGAGATGCATAAACAGAAACCAAGAATACAATGAGGCGTTCACAAAAAGAAGGAAGCTAAAACTACTCAGCAAATACCAACAAATGGAATGACATATAAACTCCAAAGGTTAAGTCACCAAACAAACAGAAGTAACTTAAAGTTAGATTTCATATTGTGCATGGAAGGAGGGTTAGCAGAGGCACAACCATTCAATCAGGGCAGTTTATATCTTCAACCTTTTTATGTAATatcatttatttcatatttagcTGACTTTAGCTTGGGTGATATTCCCTCATTAATGCTAGAATTCCTTCATGAGCGATTAAAAAACGAAACCTGTTTTCTGAAATCACAATAAAAGTTGAAATTTGATACACAAGCCTTTGATGCAAGAGCTGTATCATTTAACATAAACTTCACATCTTATCTCATTTTATGAGGACCTGGCATAGAATTGTATCGTGTCTTTAGTTGGGTCCTATTAAACTGGCTCGTGCTTATACTGTGAAATCAGGTTTCCATGCTTATAGTTCATCTAGCCCCCCCTGTTTCTGCTGctgatttaagaaaaattaagaaaagtttGACCTATTGCAAATATTCACACACGAGATGCCTTAGTGTCAAAATGAATCAGCTTCTGATGAGAATAAATTCAATACTaatccttcttcttcaattttgttgCAAATTGAGTAAGAGAtaaggggaaaagaaaagaggtgaGGGTGGAAACAAGGAGATAGCTATTCCATGACTGCATGACACCTTTTCTTATACAAAAGGGAGGCTGGAACCTGAGACATCTTGCAAGGTAGAGGGGGAAATCGGTGCCAATGAAGCTTCAAGCATGATTGTGGGACACTAGGAATTAAGGAAAAAGCAGAGGGACAACGAAAGTAATTCAAGTTTACAAACGTCAGCAATTTCAAGTATATTTTAAATGTGCATGAACTTTATTCTATAGACAAGTAAAGAACTTCTTCAGACGAAAAACATTATGCCTTGCACGTAGCAAGCAAAAACTTACCTTGGGAGGCTTAAATGGATAGTCTGGAGGAAAATGAATAGTAACTAGGAAAACACCACCAGCATAAGGGCTATCTGGAGGACCCATAATTGTTGCTTGCCAATGGAACATGTCTTCAGCAACAGGACCTTCAACATTCCCATAATTAAAgcaaacaaatcaacaaaaaagcataaaatgaaaataatcaatgaaaatTAGCTTCTAATTCCTCATACTCGTACACCttgaaaaagcaaatcaaacaaataatatgTATCTTCATGTTTTACCCTGCGGTTTtcaaccataattattaaaaatcaaccaaaatttCAACATTATTTTTGGCTTTCCCTTAAAAGCATCGGATTTTAGCCTTAAATACTTAAGCTTATCGGTCAGAATTAATCATCGCCAGTATTATTCAATTGCACGCATATCATCATCGTCATAAATtccagaaaaaaatatatatacaaaaagcTAACACGCAACGAAGAGATCAGATCAACCAAAacgctaaaaaaaacaaaataaagaaaaatatatagatgcGAAAAAAGTTGAAATACCGGCGCTGCATGAAGTAGGAGGGTCCTTTTGCAAATCTTTCAATTCCTTCAAGATCCGTTTCGATgccatctcttcttcttcttcttcacttgcaagaacctaaaaaaaaaaaaacacaaaattcatcaccatcatcatcaacaagaaATGAAATCTCTTAACTCAAGATCGATCCTCTCTAAACCACCATCATAAccataagattaaaaaaaaattgaatagagGCGCACCGGATTGATCCTCCTTCTGGAAAATAacgggtttttttaaaataatttatgagattTGGTTGTTCAGAGGAAAAATAGagatagagagaagaaaatgaaagaatgaaATTTAAGGATTCTGCAGGGTAGAGgactttatattaatttgtggaccgtccttttttttattcttaatattaattaataaataaggtGCGTGTACATTGTGATTGTACTGTGTAAAAAAGTgcagtaataattattttaaaaaatatttttattagaaaatatattaaaataatatttttattattttttaaaaaatacttttttaatattaacctattaaaatatttaaaaaataacttaaaataaaaaatttaaaattcaggaaaaaactatttgaaacaCCCAAACCGCGGATGGGATGGGGATGGTCCCATGCTACTATTGTACTTCGCGTTCCTTATACGTTACCTGCCCTCTATTCTTCGCCGAAAGTAGCCGCCGAATATAATcttacctttttgtttttgtttttttatttttattgcatgtTGGGCCTCTTAATatgatgaatattttaaattagtcATCCAACTAAAGATACCTTGCAAATGTACCACCAAGATTGCAAGAAATCAATATTCAAGTTTCCTATTAATAagaattagcattttttttctacattaat
It encodes:
- the LOC18105670 gene encoding ubiquitin-conjugating enzyme E2 10 codes for the protein MASKRILKELKDLQKDPPTSCSAGPVAEDMFHWQATIMGPPDSPYAGGVFLVTIHFPPDYPFKPPKVAFRTKVFHPNINSNGSICLDILKEQWSPALTISKVLLSICSLLTDPNPDDPLVPEIAHMYKTDRNKYETTARSWTQKYAMG